One region of Brassica napus cultivar Da-Ae chromosome A10, Da-Ae, whole genome shotgun sequence genomic DNA includes:
- the LOC106369519 gene encoding transcription factor MYB120 — MIMYGGEIEKAGGSANHMSNGGGVVLKKGPWTAAEDEILSVYVRENGEGNWNAVQKNTGLARCGKSCRLRWANHLRPNLRKGSFTGDEERLIIQLHAQLGNKWARMAAQLPGRTDNEIKNYWNTRLKRLQRQGLPLYPPDIIPNHQLHPHPHHHQQNHHHHQQHQHQQMYFQPQSSQPNTPSSSPLPSPTAINANPSSSFTFHSTNTSTAYLLHPLSPHTPTTPQTPSQLSSTPPPPPLSSPLSSPRNNQYPTLPLFTFPSSQINNNNTNFTFPRPPPLLQPPSSLLAKRYNNSNTPLNCINRVSTAPFSPVSRDSYTSFLTLPYSSPTAQTATYHNTNNNYPSFSLNPSPSSYPTTTSSPSFLHSQYTPNYSSTTFHNNPVYSMKQEFPSNQIPQIGVFNNVNNFTDNEKQNNTNLHRRSISCSLLEDVLEEAEALAGGDGDRPSKRRQLTASPPNHHNNNNNDNDNFFSVSFEQYDSSENICSLQDLKPKEEESLQMNTMQDDIAKLLDWGSDSGEISNGQSSVLTDDNLVLDVHQLNSLFPSDSTAAETRTNDEQNNNDKINCSWDNLHGVS; from the exons ATGATCATGTACGGAGGGGAAATAGAGAAAGCAGGTGGATCGGCCAATCACATGTCAAATGGAGGAGGAGTGGTACTGAAGAAAGGGCCATGGACGGCGGCAGAAGATGAGATACTTTCTGTGTATGTTAGAGAGAACGGTGAAGGAAACTGGAACGCCGTTCAGAAAAACACAGGCTTGGCTCGTTGCGGCAAAAGTTGTCGTCTCCGTTGGGCCAATCACCTTCGACCTAATCTCAGAAAAGGTTCTTTCACAGGAGACGAAGAACGTCTCATCATCCAACTTCATGCTCAGCTCGGTAACAAATGGGCTCGCATGGCCGCTCAG TTACCGGGAAGAACAGATAATGAGATCAAGAACTATTGGAACACGAGGTTGAAACGCCTTCAACGCCAAGGACTTCCTCTTTATCCTCCAGATATCATCCCTAACCATCAACTCCATCCACACCCACATCATCATCAacaaaatcatcatcatcatcagcaacATCAACATCAACAAATGTATTTTCAACCACAATCTTCACAACCAAACACACCATCATCTTCTCCTCTTCCATCTCCAACGGCAATAAACGCAAACCCCTCATCATCTTTCACTTTCCACAGCACAAACACATCAACCGCTTATCTCCTCCATCCTCTAAGCCCTCACACTCCAACCACACCGCAAACTCCTTCTCAACTCTCTTCCACACCACCTCCACCGCCTCTTTCGTCTCCTTTATCTTCCCCACGAAACAACCAATATCCAACTCTTCCTCTTTTCACCTTCCCGAGCTCCCAAATCAACAACAATAATACCAATTTCACTTTCCCTAGACCCCCACCTCTCCTCCAACCGCCTTCATCGCTTCTTGCCAAACGCTACAACAATTCTAACACTCCTCTCAATTGCATCAACCGCGTTTCAACCGCACCATTTTCACCTGTTTCTAGAGATTCTTACACTTCCTTTCTAACATTACCTTACTCTTCCCCAACCGCTCAAACTGCTACTTACCATAACACTAACAACAATTACCCTTCATTTTCTTTAAACCCTTCACCTTCTTCTTACCCTACAACAACTTCTTCCCCAAGCTTTCTTCACTCTCAGTACACTCCAAATTATTCTTCCACAACCTTTCACAACAACCCGGTTTACTCCATGAAACAAGAGTTCCCTTCAAACCAAATCCCCCAGATAGGTGTCTTTAACAATGTCAACAACTTCACAGACAATGAAAAACAGAACAATACCAATCTTCACAGAAGAAGTATTAGCTGCAGCCTCTTGGAGGATGTACTTGAAGAGGCCGAAGCTCTAGCCGGTGGAGATGGAGACCGACCTTCGAAACGGAGACAACTCACTGCTTCTCCTCCTAACCACcataacaacaataacaacgATAATGATAATTTCTTCTCCGTTAGTTTCGAACAATATGATTCTTCTGAAAACATATGTTCCTTACAAG ATTTGAAACCGAAGGAAGAAGAATCCCTTCAAATGAACACAATGCAAGATGACATAGCTAAACTTCTTGACTGGGGAAGTGATAGTGGAGAGATCTCTAATGGACAATCATCTGTTCTCACTGACGACAATCTTGTTCTTGATGTTCATCAACTGAATTCACTATTCCCGTCTGACTCCACGGCCGCTGAAACAAGGACCAATGATGAACAGAACaataatgataaaattaacTGTTCATGGGACAATTTGCATGGAGTCAGCTAG
- the LOC106370255 gene encoding CASP-like protein 2D1 — translation MRDTNNTREGDRNGSSKHQPQEAHMSLKLIDSCLRLSVIPLSVATIWLTVTIHQSNPDYGNLDYNSIMGLKYMVGVSAICGIYALLSTISSWVTILVSKAWLFFVPDQVLAYLMTTSVAGATEIVYLLNKGDKTVTWSEVCSSYPHFCSKLTIALGLHVFVLFSFLFLSVISAYRAFSVFDPPCDSQTNGHA, via the exons ATGAGAGACACCAACAACACAAGAGAAGGAGATAGAAACGGTTCTTCAAAACACCAACCACAAGAAGCTCATATGTCTTTGAAGCTCATAGATTCATGTCTGAGGCTAAGTGTGATTCCTCTCAGTGTTGCAACCATCTGGCTAACTGTCACTATTCACCAATCCAACCCTGACTATGGCAATCTAGACTACAACTCCATCATGGGTCTCAA ATATATGGTTGGTGTTAGTGCTATATGTGGTATTTATGCTCTGCTATCTACTATTTCTTCATGGGTCACAATTTTAGTCTCCAAAGCTTGGCTCTTCTTTGTCCCTGACCAG GTCTTAGCTTATTTGATGACCACATCGGTAGCAGGAGCAACAGAGATAGTGTATTTACTTAACAAAGGAGACAAAACAGTGACATGGAGTGAAGTTTGTTCCTCTTATCCACACTTCTGTTCAAAACTCACAATTGCTTTGGGGCTTCATGTCTttgttctcttctccttcttatTTCTCTCTGTTATTTCTGCTTATAGAGCTTTTAGTGTCTTTGATCCACCTTGTGATTCTCAAACCAATGGTCATGCTTAA